In Sedimentibacter sp. MB31-C6, one genomic interval encodes:
- a CDS encoding aspartate aminotransferase family protein: MSLNKAPKNEVFYRNQNWNYPKVVKGEGVFLYGENGKKYLDACSGSAVANIGHGNKEVAEYTKEQMEKVAFTHLSRWTVDTIEDCAHKLAQWTPGDLNHVYFVSGGSEATETALKLARQYFVERDGKSSKWKVISKWNSFHGNTIGSLSMTGITGRKKIYDPILVQFPKIPQFYHYRNMWGCDTLEETSIKCAQALETEILRQGPENVMAFISEPVVGSAAPGVHPTPIYFEMVREICNRYDVLWIDDEVMAGCGRTGKKMAIEHYGNVVPDIICTAKGMSCGYTPIGTATVSDEIHNTIMVNGSGSFHHGHTYAGNPLSAGIAWKVMSIIEREGYVENSAKQGQYLMEKMQDLYKYPIVGDIRGKGLMIGVEFVKDKATKEPFDAKEKVNSKITNYCLDAGIVPYPGGGSVDGVRGDHVLIAPPINIAKEEVDILFEGLETAIKKTCDEIL; the protein is encoded by the coding sequence ATGAGTTTAAACAAAGCACCAAAAAATGAAGTGTTTTATCGTAATCAAAATTGGAATTATCCAAAAGTAGTAAAGGGAGAAGGAGTTTTCCTTTATGGAGAGAATGGTAAGAAATATTTAGATGCATGTTCAGGTTCTGCAGTTGCTAATATTGGTCATGGAAACAAAGAAGTTGCAGAATATACAAAAGAGCAAATGGAAAAAGTTGCATTTACTCATTTGTCAAGATGGACTGTTGATACTATAGAGGACTGTGCGCATAAATTAGCTCAATGGACTCCTGGCGATTTAAATCATGTATACTTTGTATCAGGTGGTTCAGAAGCAACAGAGACTGCACTTAAGCTTGCAAGACAATATTTTGTTGAAAGAGATGGAAAATCAAGTAAATGGAAAGTAATTTCAAAATGGAATTCATTCCATGGTAATACAATTGGTTCATTATCTATGACTGGAATAACAGGTAGGAAGAAAATTTATGATCCAATATTAGTGCAATTCCCTAAAATTCCGCAATTCTATCATTATAGAAACATGTGGGGTTGTGATACTTTAGAAGAGACAAGTATTAAATGTGCTCAAGCTTTAGAAACAGAAATACTAAGACAAGGTCCTGAAAATGTTATGGCATTTATCAGTGAACCTGTAGTTGGTTCAGCTGCACCTGGTGTACATCCAACACCTATATACTTTGAAATGGTAAGAGAAATTTGTAATAGATATGATGTGTTATGGATTGATGATGAAGTTATGGCTGGTTGTGGAAGAACAGGAAAGAAAATGGCTATAGAACATTATGGCAATGTAGTACCAGATATTATTTGTACTGCTAAAGGAATGAGCTGTGGTTATACACCTATTGGAACAGCAACTGTTAGCGATGAAATTCATAATACAATTATGGTTAACGGTTCTGGTAGCTTCCATCATGGACATACATATGCTGGTAATCCATTGTCAGCGGGTATTGCTTGGAAGGTTATGAGTATCATTGAAAGAGAAGGATATGTTGAAAATAGTGCTAAACAAGGTCAATACCTAATGGAAAAAATGCAAGATTTATACAAATATCCTATAGTAGGAGACATCAGAGGTAAAGGCTTAATGATTGGTGTAGAATTTGTTAAAGATAAAGCTACTAAAGAGCCGTTTGATGCAAAAGAAAAAGTAAATAGCAAGATTACTAACTATTGTCTTGACGCTGGCATTGTACCATATCCTGGTGGTGGCTCAGTAGATGGAGTAAGAGGTGATCATGTTTTAATAGCTCCACCAATCAATATAGCAAAAGAAGAAGTTGATATATTATTTGAAGGACTTGAAACAGCTATTAAGAAAACATGTGATGAAATATTATAA
- a CDS encoding 3-keto-5-aminohexanoate cleavage protein — MEKLILTIAPTGNVPTKENNPNAPLTVDEIVADIKKCKDLGAAVAHIHVRDENLKPTSDRKLFKEVLNKLDEDKVDIIKQVSTGARGGENTIAWRSQMLDLPNADMASLSTGSSNFPSAVNANSLELVEALAKKMLDNNIKPEIEVFDTAMLFQALFYQKKGILKGPLHFNFVLDVKGSMPATPKNLMFLVDNLPKDATWNISGIGNSQVQMITMAIAMGGHVRTGLEDVLKYNKTTLATNEMLLQRVINIANAVGREIATADEARKILNLN; from the coding sequence ATGGAAAAGCTAATATTAACAATCGCACCAACTGGGAATGTCCCAACTAAGGAAAATAACCCAAATGCACCATTAACTGTTGATGAAATAGTTGCGGATATAAAGAAATGTAAGGACCTTGGAGCTGCAGTTGCGCACATACATGTAAGAGATGAAAACCTTAAGCCTACAAGTGACAGAAAATTATTTAAAGAAGTATTAAATAAACTTGATGAGGATAAAGTTGACATAATCAAACAAGTATCTACAGGTGCTAGAGGTGGGGAAAATACCATAGCATGGAGAAGTCAAATGCTTGATTTACCAAATGCTGATATGGCTAGTTTGTCTACTGGGTCTTCAAACTTCCCTAGTGCTGTAAATGCTAATTCGCTTGAATTAGTTGAAGCATTAGCAAAGAAGATGTTAGATAATAATATTAAACCAGAAATTGAAGTATTTGATACTGCAATGCTATTCCAAGCATTATTTTATCAAAAAAAGGGCATTTTAAAAGGGCCACTTCACTTTAATTTTGTTTTAGATGTTAAGGGTTCAATGCCAGCAACGCCTAAAAATTTAATGTTCTTAGTTGATAATCTTCCAAAAGATGCTACATGGAATATATCTGGTATTGGCAACTCTCAAGTTCAAATGATAACTATGGCAATAGCAATGGGTGGTCATGTAAGAACAGGACTTGAAGATGTTTTGAAATACAATAAAACTACTTTAGCAACAAATGAAATGTTATTGCAAAGAGTAATAAATATAGCTAACGCAGTAGGAAGAGAAATAGCAACTGCTGATGAAGCAAGGAAAATTTTAAATTTAAATTAA
- a CDS encoding DUF3870 domain-containing protein has translation MREGYKTNYNDNTVYFISYARLPENIPAALFNGYVGLGLVINYETGIIEDNSCTLVTKEAKKFLNDLIIGYNIYENDGVEPLINEIKSRFHGASQKSLCAILRDGYKKFCKWKIENHIK, from the coding sequence ATGAGAGAAGGATATAAGACTAATTATAATGATAACACTGTATATTTTATATCATATGCTAGACTTCCAGAAAACATACCTGCAGCGTTATTTAATGGATATGTAGGATTAGGTTTAGTAATAAATTATGAAACTGGAATAATAGAAGACAATAGCTGTACTTTAGTTACAAAAGAAGCGAAAAAGTTTTTAAATGACTTAATAATAGGATATAATATTTATGAAAATGATGGAGTTGAACCTTTGATTAATGAAATCAAATCTAGATTTCATGGAGCTTCACAGAAAAGTTTATGCGCAATACTAAGAGACGGATATAAAAAATTCTGTAAGTGGAAAATAGAAAATCACATTAAGTGA
- the tuf gene encoding elongation factor Tu, with translation MAKQKFERNKPHVNVGTIGHVDHGKTTLTAAITITLNKRNGTGEAVAFDNIDKAPEERERGITISTSHVEYETANRHYAHVDCPGHADYVKNMITGAAQMDGGILVVSAADGPMPQTREHILLARQVGVPSLVVFLNKADMVDDPELIELVEMEVRELLSEYEFDGDNTPIIVGSALKALEDPDSEWGDKIVELMQAVDDTVPTPERDQDKPFLMPVEDVFSITGRGTVATGRVERGILKVQDKVQIVGLNDEPTETVCTGVEMFKKLLDQAEAGDNIGALLRGVQRSDIQRGQVLAKPGTITPHTKFNAEVYVLTKEEGGRHTPFFNGYRPQFYFRTTDITGQIDLEEGVEMCMPGDNATFVVELIHPIAIEEGLRFAIREGGRTVGSGVVTKIIQ, from the coding sequence ATGGCAAAGCAAAAATTTGAAAGAAACAAACCCCATGTTAACGTAGGAACAATAGGCCACGTTGACCATGGTAAAACAACACTAACAGCAGCAATAACAATAACATTAAATAAGAGAAACGGAACTGGAGAAGCAGTAGCATTTGACAATATAGATAAAGCTCCAGAAGAAAGAGAAAGAGGAATCACAATATCAACATCACACGTTGAGTATGAAACAGCAAATAGACACTATGCACACGTTGATTGTCCAGGCCATGCTGACTATGTAAAGAATATGATTACAGGAGCAGCACAGATGGATGGAGGAATCTTAGTAGTATCAGCAGCAGATGGACCAATGCCTCAAACAAGAGAGCATATCTTACTAGCAAGACAGGTTGGAGTACCATCATTAGTAGTATTTTTAAACAAAGCAGATATGGTAGATGATCCAGAATTAATCGAATTAGTAGAGATGGAAGTTAGAGAACTTTTATCAGAATATGAATTTGATGGAGATAATACACCAATTATAGTAGGCTCAGCATTAAAAGCATTAGAAGATCCAGATAGTGAATGGGGAGACAAAATAGTAGAATTAATGCAGGCAGTAGATGATACAGTACCTACACCAGAAAGAGACCAAGACAAACCATTCTTGATGCCAGTAGAAGATGTATTCTCAATCACAGGAAGAGGCACAGTTGCAACAGGAAGAGTTGAAAGAGGAATATTAAAGGTACAAGATAAAGTACAAATTGTTGGATTAAATGATGAACCAACAGAAACAGTATGTACAGGAGTAGAAATGTTCAAGAAATTATTGGATCAAGCAGAAGCAGGAGACAATATAGGAGCATTACTAAGAGGAGTGCAAAGAAGTGACATCCAAAGAGGTCAAGTATTAGCAAAACCAGGAACAATAACTCCACATACAAAGTTCAATGCAGAAGTATATGTATTAACAAAAGAAGAAGGTGGAAGACATACACCATTCTTTAATGGATATAGACCACAGTTTTATTTTAGAACAACAGATATAACAGGACAAATAGACTTAGAAGAAGGCGTAGAAATGTGTATGCCAGGAGATAACGCAACATTTGTAGTAGAATTAATCCATCCAATAGCAATAGAAGAAGGATTAAGATTTGCTATTAGAGAAGGCGGAAGAACAGTTGGTTCTGGAGTTGTTACTAAAATTATTCAATAA
- the rpmG gene encoding 50S ribosomal protein L33, with protein MRVAVKLACTECKQRNYDTTKNKRENPERIELNKYCKFCRKHTLHKETK; from the coding sequence ATGAGAGTTGCAGTTAAATTAGCTTGTACAGAATGCAAACAAAGAAACTATGACACTACGAAAAACAAAAGAGAAAATCCTGAAAGAATAGAGTTAAACAAGTATTGCAAATTCTGTAGAAAGCATACTCTTCATAAAGAAACAAAATAA